Proteins encoded by one window of Panicum virgatum strain AP13 chromosome 7N, P.virgatum_v5, whole genome shotgun sequence:
- the LOC120680954 gene encoding subtilisin-like protease 4 — MDIQTLPLLLALAALAILLAPEAAAGDNAAAATGGAGGDAVATYLVVVCRANGPKEDGEKLREWHASLLASLLNTSAGTILEEARSPDGGGQLVYSYQHVVSGFAARLTTQQLDELRKLNWCVDAIPDVDYRLRTTFTPALLGVSTPQTGMWAAARSMGEGIIVAVLDNGIDPRHVSYADVGMPPPPAKWRGKCEFGGAPCNKKLIGGRSQTAGEHGTHTSSTAVGAFVSDVQVLRSSVGTASGMAPRAHLASYEVCFEDTCPSTKQLIAIEQGAFVDGVDVISISAGDDTQKPFYKDLTAVGSFSAVMSGVFVSTSAGNAGSDLGTVTNCAPWVLTVAASTMTRRVISTVKLGNGLVFQGEANRRYKALKATPIVYVSGVFENGALKAVDVRGKIVLCDRSEGPTMRSEMVRAAGGVGIIMFNDETEGAATRAMGNVTIAAARVSQADGAKIMAYVNSTANPTASLYFTGVVLDPAFQPAIAEYSSRGPCNMSNLGVLKPDITGPGTNIIAAVPGGSAGVPSRTFDMLSGTSMAAPHLSGITAVLKRARPGWSPSAIRSALMTTADVTHQDGTPITDEITGKPASHLLMGSGMVNPTKALDPGLIYDLTTNDYLRYICGLGYNDSFVNDIIAQPLRNASCATSGKIEGKDLNYPSFLVTLTPAAPVVEAKRTVTNIGEAVSVYTAEVVAPNTVAVEVVPPRLQFSTVNQKMDFTVRFRRAANPFNGTVEGSLRWVSGKYSVRSPIVVLDGTLKLV, encoded by the coding sequence atggacatccaAACTCTACCGCTCCTCTTGGCCCTCGCCGCCCTTGCCATCTTGCTCGCCCCAGAGGCCGCTGCCGGggacaacgccgccgccgccaccggtggAGCTGGCGGCGACGCCGTGGCGACGTACCTGGTGGTCGTCTGCCGAGCCAATGGACCCAAGGAGGACGGCGAGAAGCTGCGCGAGTGGCACGCCTCGCTGCTCGCCTCCCTGCTGAACACCAGCGCCGGCACGATCCTGGAAGAGGCGCGGTCTCcggacggcggcgggcagcTCGTCTACTCGTACCAGCACGTCGTGAGCGGGTTCGCCGCGCGGCTCACGACGCAGCAGCTGGACGAGCTGCGCAAGCTCAACTGGTGCGTCGACGCCATCCCGGACGTCGACTACCGGCTGAGGACGACGTTCACGCCGGCGCTGCTCGGGGTGAGCACGCCCCAGACGGGCATGTGGGCCGCGGCGCGCAGCATGGGAGAGGGCATCATCGTCGCCGTCCTCGACAACGGCATTGACCCGCGCCACGTGTCCTACGCCGACGTcggcatgccgccgccgcccgccaagtGGCGGGGAAAGTGCGAGTTCGGGGGCGCGCCGTGCAACAAGAAGCTCATTGGCGGGCGGTCGCAGACGGCAGGGGAGCACGGCACGCACACCTCCAGCACCGCCGTGGGCGCCTTCGTGAGCGACGTCCAGGTGCTCCGGTCGAGCGTCGGCACGGCCTCCGGCAtggcgccgcgcgcgcacctGGCGTCGTACGAGGTCTGCTTCGAGGACACGTGCCCGTCCACGAAGCAGCTCATCGCCATAGAGCAGGGCGCGTTCGTCGACGGCGTGGACGTCATCTCCATCTCGGCCGGGGACGACACACAGAAGCCGTTCTACAAGGACCTCACCGCCGTCGGGAGCTTCTCGGCCGTCATGTCGGGCGTCTTCGTGAGCACCAGCGCTGGAAACGCCGGCTCGGACCTCGGGACCGTCACCAACTGCGCGCCTTGGGTGCTCACCGTGGCTGCGAGCACCATGACCCGGCGCGTCATCTCCACGGTCAAGCTCGGCAATGGGCTGGTGTTCCAAGGCGAGGCCAACAGGAGGTACAAGGCCCTCAAGGCAACCCCGATCGTGTACGTCTCCGGCGTGTTCGAGAATGGCGCACTCAAGGCCGTCGACGTCCGTGGGAAGATCGTTCTCTGTGACCGCTCGGAGGGCCCTACCATGCGCAGCGAGATGGTCCGCGCTGCCGGTGGCGTGGGCATCATCATGTTCAACGACGAGACCGAGGGCGCCGCGACACGGGCCATGGGGAACGTGACCATCGCGGCGGCACGCGTTAGCCAGGCCGACGGCGCCAAGATCATGGCGTACGTCAACTCCACGGCCAACCCCACGGCGAGCCTCTATTTCACCGGCGTTGTGCTGGACCCGGCCTTCCAGCCGGCCATCGCAGAGTACTCCTCACGGGGCCCCTGCAACATGTCAAACCTCGGCGTGCTCAAACCCGACATCACAGGCCCCGGCACGAACATCATCGCCGCCGTCCCGGGCGGGAGCGCCGGCGTGCCcagccgcaccttcgacatgctcAGCGGCACATCCATGGCCGCGCCGCACCTCTCGGGGATCACAGCCGTGCTGAAGCGAGCGCGCCCAGGGTGGTCGCCCTCCGCGATCAGGTCGGCGTTGATGACAACAGCCGACGTGACGCACCAGGACGGCACGCCGATCACCGACGAGATCACCGGCAAGCCGGCGTCACACCTCCTCATGGGCTCCGGGATGGTGAACCCCACCAAGGCGCTAGACCCGGGCCTCATCTACGACCTCACAACCAATGACTACCTCCGCTACATCTGCGGCCTCGGGTACAACGACAGCTTCGTCAACGACATCATCGCGCAGCCGCTACGGAACGCGAGCTGCGCAACCTCCGGCAAGATCGAGGGCAAGGACCTCAACTATCCGTCGTTCCTGGTGACACTCACGCCGGCAGCGCCGGTGGTCGAGGCCAAGCGAACGGTGACCAACATCGGCGAGGCCGTGTCCGTGTACACGGCGGAGGTCGTGGCACCGAATACCGTGGCGGTCGAGGTGGTGCCGCCGAGGCTGCAGTTCAGCACTGTGAACCAGAAGATGGATTTCACGGTAAGGTTCCGCAGAGCTGCCAATCCCTTCAATGGCACGGTGGAAGGCAGCCTCCGGTGGGTCTCCGGCAAGTACTCCGTACGCAGTCCAATCGTCGTCCTTGATGGAACACTGAAATTGGTTTAG